Proteins co-encoded in one Sulfuricaulis limicola genomic window:
- a CDS encoding 2-oxoacid:acceptor oxidoreductase family protein — protein sequence MTKNTTDDTSRDMDAMDTVVDAVVKTGTRRGPFAVFRKPPKFKYPGIRKALDGGAAVVMCEREASDAAGAYPITPSTQMGEYWAEAVSQGHLNISNRPLIFIEPEGEHAAAGVTAGLAMSGLRATNFSSGQGIAYMHESLYAAAGKRLTYVLNVGSRAITKASLNVHAGHDDYHAVDDAGFFQLMGKNAQEVCDLGLIAHKIAELALNPGLVAQDGFLTTHLIDSLLLPERELIAEFLGRPDDLIDTPTPAQRLIFGAQRRRIPALWDVDNPMTSGCVQNQDAYMQAVAAQRPYFFDHITALTDRAMAEYHGLTGRRYQRVQTHRVEDADYLILGQGSMVSTAEAVADWLREHRRLRVGVVNLTMFRPFPGDLLGELLKGRQGVTVLERTDQPLAEDLPLMREVRACVGKCVENGLARDGALPYPGYAVYAKSPHIPLLYSGSFGLGSRDLQPEAIIGAVENMLPKGAKKKFFYLSIDFAHPRPDSPKQELHQQALLDAYPRIRELSVHGSENPNLMPPGSITARMHSVGGWGAMTTGKNLAVTLFELLGYHIKANPKYGSEKKGQPTTFYLAAAPEPIRINCEYTHVDVVLSPDPNVFRYSDPLTGLRRGGVFIIQSDLDTPGAVWQSLPAAAQKFIVEQDIRVFYVDAFKIARVEASDAELQMRMQGNAFQGSFFAACDHAGIARFPEAELFHAIEDQLREKFGGKGAHVVEDNLRVVRRGYEELREITDKTVSPPTVVALRQKPALPTLLKRMPASDDRRADIHRFWEQTGRLYTGGDGSDNLADPFMALGLMPAATGAFRDMTQIRFEVPRWIPERCTACGDCYTVCPDSAIPGLVNGIDEICATAIRRIETGGRPTRQLRRAVRIVEKKLRAVIAAAGAEVKVRVLLDRVIDATLAESALAPDERAGLAQEFEWFREALGDFDFAVTRPYYHVREKRAAGSGGLFSLTVNPYTCKGCMECVAVCADAALESVRQTPEAVEQLRRNWNTWLELPSTAPDYIRIDDLDARIGALETLLLDKANYRSMVCGDGACVGCGEKTVIHLFTATVTALMQPRVQQHLAHIDDLIGKLDAHIRLKLAAGMDLNDPGAIQAAVASSASQDLTLARLAARLDARRTTQPLDPEWLTRVTGLLEKLRALQARYTADADHNGRAALGVINATGCTSVWGSTFPYNPYPFPWSSHLFQDSPSVAMGVFSGHMAKMAEGFKAIRSAELELAGEYEPARHEAFFARFDWHQFSDAEFQLCPPVVSIGGDGAMYDIGFQNLSRMMMTGMPIKVLVLDTQVYSNTGGQACTSGFLAQVSDMAPFGRAGKGKSEIRKEMGLIGLAHRTAYVMQGSIANVTHLIESYIEGLNSRRPAVFNVYAVCQTEHGVTDNSAARQSKLALEGRAYPLFRYNPDKGATLKECTDLDGNPAVEADWPTYKLGYLDENGAAASMELPLTFADFAFSEGRFRKHFRPAPRELGDDNLVPLSEYLDLTEDEIRGRFPFLWAVDKHNHLTRVLVAPEMVRACAERRGFWRLLKSLAGAGNGIDADAIAAAARNEMAQQLEAAIHSITGDAHAPATTPATAGATLPATTGAAAFEPVWIETPECTTCDECTTINPHIFAYNDDEKAVVRDPRGGPFRDIVRAAEKCTGRIIHPGTPANPNEPGLDKLIQRAAKYQ from the coding sequence ATGACCAAGAATACAACCGATGATACTTCACGGGACATGGATGCCATGGATACGGTGGTCGACGCGGTGGTCAAGACAGGCACCCGGCGCGGGCCGTTCGCGGTTTTCCGCAAACCGCCAAAATTCAAATATCCCGGTATCCGCAAGGCGCTCGACGGCGGTGCCGCCGTGGTCATGTGCGAGCGCGAGGCCAGCGATGCCGCCGGCGCCTACCCGATCACGCCTTCCACCCAGATGGGCGAATACTGGGCCGAGGCGGTCAGTCAGGGACACCTCAACATCTCGAACCGCCCGCTGATCTTCATCGAGCCCGAAGGCGAACACGCCGCCGCCGGCGTGACCGCCGGACTGGCCATGAGCGGCCTGCGCGCCACGAATTTCTCCTCCGGCCAGGGCATCGCCTATATGCACGAGTCGCTGTACGCCGCCGCCGGCAAGCGCCTGACCTACGTGCTCAACGTCGGCAGCCGCGCCATCACCAAGGCCAGCCTCAACGTGCACGCCGGTCACGACGACTATCACGCCGTGGACGACGCCGGTTTCTTCCAGCTCATGGGCAAGAACGCGCAGGAGGTGTGCGACCTGGGTCTGATCGCGCACAAGATCGCGGAACTCGCGCTTAATCCCGGGCTGGTCGCCCAGGACGGATTTCTCACCACGCACCTGATCGATTCACTGCTGCTGCCCGAACGCGAGCTGATCGCCGAGTTCCTCGGCCGGCCGGATGACCTCATCGACACGCCGACGCCGGCCCAGCGCCTGATCTTCGGCGCGCAACGCCGGCGCATACCGGCGCTGTGGGACGTGGACAATCCCATGACCTCGGGCTGCGTGCAGAACCAGGACGCCTACATGCAAGCGGTGGCGGCACAGCGGCCGTATTTCTTCGATCACATCACGGCGCTCACCGACCGCGCCATGGCCGAGTACCATGGCCTGACCGGCCGGCGCTATCAACGCGTTCAAACCCACCGTGTCGAGGACGCCGATTATCTGATCCTCGGTCAGGGCAGCATGGTCAGCACCGCCGAGGCCGTGGCTGACTGGCTGCGCGAACACCGGCGCCTGCGCGTGGGCGTGGTGAACCTCACCATGTTCCGTCCGTTCCCCGGCGACCTGCTGGGGGAACTGCTCAAGGGCCGCCAGGGCGTCACGGTGCTGGAACGCACCGACCAGCCGCTGGCCGAGGACCTGCCGCTGATGCGCGAAGTGCGCGCCTGCGTCGGCAAGTGCGTCGAGAACGGCCTGGCGCGCGACGGCGCGCTGCCTTACCCGGGCTACGCCGTCTACGCCAAGTCGCCGCACATCCCGCTGCTGTATTCCGGTTCGTTCGGGCTGGGCAGCCGCGACCTGCAGCCGGAGGCGATCATCGGCGCGGTCGAGAACATGCTACCCAAAGGCGCAAAGAAGAAATTTTTCTACCTGTCGATCGATTTCGCTCATCCCCGTCCCGACTCGCCGAAACAGGAGCTGCATCAACAGGCACTGCTCGATGCCTACCCGCGGATTCGCGAACTCAGCGTCCACGGCAGCGAAAACCCCAACCTCATGCCGCCGGGTTCGATCACGGCGCGCATGCACTCGGTCGGCGGCTGGGGCGCCATGACCACGGGCAAGAACCTGGCGGTGACGCTGTTCGAGCTGCTCGGCTATCACATCAAGGCCAATCCCAAGTACGGCTCGGAGAAGAAGGGCCAGCCCACGACATTCTACCTCGCGGCGGCGCCCGAGCCGATCCGCATCAACTGCGAATACACCCATGTCGACGTGGTGCTGTCGCCAGACCCGAACGTGTTCCGTTATTCCGATCCGCTGACCGGACTGCGCCGCGGCGGCGTGTTCATCATCCAGAGCGACCTGGACACGCCCGGGGCGGTGTGGCAATCGCTGCCGGCGGCGGCGCAAAAGTTCATCGTTGAGCAGGATATTCGCGTGTTCTATGTCGACGCCTTCAAAATCGCGCGCGTCGAGGCGAGCGATGCGGAGTTGCAGATGCGCATGCAGGGCAACGCGTTTCAGGGGTCGTTCTTCGCCGCCTGCGATCACGCCGGCATCGCGCGTTTTCCGGAAGCTGAATTGTTCCATGCCATCGAAGACCAGTTGCGCGAGAAATTCGGTGGCAAGGGCGCGCACGTGGTCGAGGACAACCTGCGGGTGGTGCGGCGCGGCTATGAGGAACTGCGCGAGATCACCGACAAGACCGTGAGCCCGCCGACCGTGGTGGCCCTGCGCCAGAAACCCGCCCTGCCGACCCTGCTCAAGCGCATGCCGGCCAGCGACGATCGCCGCGCCGACATTCATCGTTTTTGGGAACAAACCGGCCGCCTCTATACCGGCGGCGACGGCAGCGACAATCTCGCCGACCCGTTCATGGCCCTGGGCCTGATGCCGGCGGCGACCGGCGCGTTCCGCGACATGACCCAGATCCGTTTCGAGGTTCCGCGCTGGATTCCGGAGCGCTGCACCGCCTGCGGCGATTGCTACACGGTCTGCCCGGACAGCGCCATTCCCGGACTGGTGAACGGCATCGACGAAATCTGCGCCACCGCGATCCGGCGCATCGAGACCGGCGGCCGCCCGACGCGCCAGCTGCGCCGCGCCGTCCGCATCGTGGAGAAAAAGCTGCGCGCCGTCATTGCCGCGGCCGGCGCGGAGGTCAAGGTGCGCGTGCTGCTCGACCGGGTCATCGACGCCACGCTGGCCGAATCCGCCCTGGCGCCCGACGAGCGCGCCGGCCTGGCGCAGGAGTTCGAATGGTTTCGCGAGGCGCTGGGGGATTTCGACTTCGCCGTCACGCGGCCGTATTACCACGTCAGGGAAAAGCGCGCCGCCGGCAGCGGCGGCCTGTTCTCGCTCACGGTCAATCCGTACACCTGCAAGGGCTGCATGGAGTGCGTCGCGGTGTGCGCCGACGCCGCCCTCGAGAGCGTCAGGCAGACCCCCGAGGCCGTCGAACAATTGCGCCGGAACTGGAACACCTGGCTCGAGCTGCCGAGCACCGCGCCTGACTATATCCGCATCGACGATCTCGACGCGCGCATCGGCGCGCTCGAGACGCTGCTGCTCGACAAGGCCAATTATCGTTCCATGGTCTGCGGCGACGGCGCCTGCGTCGGCTGCGGCGAGAAGACCGTGATTCATCTGTTCACCGCCACCGTCACGGCACTGATGCAGCCGCGGGTGCAACAGCACCTCGCGCATATCGACGATCTCATCGGCAAGCTCGACGCCCATATCCGCCTGAAGCTCGCCGCCGGCATGGACCTGAACGACCCCGGGGCGATCCAGGCGGCCGTCGCTTCGAGCGCCAGCCAGGACCTGACGCTGGCGCGCCTGGCCGCGCGTCTCGACGCCCGGCGCACGACCCAGCCGCTCGATCCGGAATGGCTCACACGCGTCACCGGCCTGCTCGAGAAACTCCGTGCGCTCCAGGCCCGGTACACCGCCGATGCCGACCACAACGGCCGCGCCGCGCTCGGCGTGATCAACGCCACCGGCTGCACCTCGGTGTGGGGCTCGACCTTCCCGTACAACCCCTACCCGTTCCCGTGGAGCAGCCACCTGTTCCAGGATTCGCCGTCGGTGGCCATGGGCGTGTTCTCGGGTCACATGGCCAAGATGGCCGAGGGCTTCAAGGCCATACGCAGCGCCGAACTCGAGCTTGCCGGCGAGTACGAACCGGCCAGACACGAGGCGTTTTTCGCGCGCTTCGACTGGCACCAGTTCAGCGACGCGGAGTTCCAGCTGTGCCCGCCGGTGGTGTCGATCGGCGGCGACGGCGCGATGTACGACATCGGTTTCCAGAATCTCTCGCGCATGATGATGACCGGCATGCCGATCAAGGTGCTGGTGCTCGACACCCAGGTGTACTCCAACACCGGCGGCCAGGCCTGCACCTCGGGCTTTCTCGCGCAGGTGTCCGACATGGCGCCGTTCGGCCGCGCGGGCAAGGGCAAGAGCGAGATTCGCAAGGAGATGGGTCTCATCGGCCTGGCGCATCGCACCGCCTACGTGATGCAGGGTTCGATCGCCAACGTCACCCATCTCATCGAGAGCTACATCGAGGGCCTGAACAGCCGCCGTCCGGCGGTGTTCAACGTCTACGCCGTGTGCCAGACGGAACACGGCGTGACCGACAATTCCGCCGCGCGTCAGAGCAAGCTGGCGCTCGAGGGGCGCGCCTATCCGCTGTTCCGTTACAACCCGGACAAGGGGGCCACGCTCAAGGAGTGCACCGATCTCGACGGCAATCCCGCGGTCGAGGCCGACTGGCCGACGTACAAGCTCGGTTACCTCGATGAAAACGGCGCCGCGGCATCCATGGAGCTGCCCCTGACCTTCGCCGATTTCGCCTTCAGCGAGGGCCGGTTCCGCAAGCATTTCCGCCCGGCGCCGCGCGAGCTCGGCGACGACAACCTGGTGCCGCTGAGCGAATACCTCGACCTGACCGAGGATGAAATCCGCGGCCGCTTCCCGTTCCTGTGGGCGGTCGACAAGCACAACCATCTCACACGCGTGCTGGTGGCGCCGGAAATGGTGCGGGCCTGCGCCGAACGGCGCGGGTTCTGGCGGCTGCTCAAGTCGCTCGCCGGCGCCGGCAACGGCATCGACGCCGACGCCATCGCCGCCGCGGCGCGCAACGAGATGGCGCAACAGCTCGAAGCGGCGATTCATTCGATCACCGGCGATGCGCATGCCCCTGCCACGACACCGGCCACCGCCGGTGCGACGTTGCCGGCCACGACGGGCGCGGCGGCGTTCGAGCCGGTATGGATCGAGACACCGGAGTGCACCACCTGCGACGAGTGCACCACGATCAACCCCCATATCTTCGCCTACAACGACGACGAGAAGGCCGTCGTGCGCGACCCGCGCGGCGGACCGTTCCGCGACATCGTGCGCGCCGCCGAAAAATGCACCGGGCGCATCATCCATCCGGGCACGCCGGCCAACCCGAACGAGCCCGGCCTGGACAAGCTCATCCAGCGCGCGGCCAAGTATCAGTAA
- the rsxC gene encoding electron transport complex subunit RsxC, with product MAFPEAFTRRTFGHGVHAPEHKDLTRERPIRRFAFAPRLTVPLSQHIGKPAVPCVRPGQEVGRGEPIALADGFLSVPIHAPVTGVVEAIRLMPSARGPKTGAIVIKTYAADDQQVLYGAPRTIENLAPAELIQAIQDIGLAGQGGAAFPTHAKLAAAREHHVETLIVNGCECEPYQTTDHRLMLEWVDDLIAGIHFALAASGARRAIIGVEDNKPDAIDVLRRRLAADASIAVTAVRTKYPQGSAELLIKVLLKREVPAGGRSYDVGAVVQNIATLVMLGRLLPPGQGLIERVVTITGEGVKQPGNYLVPFGTPLGFVLEQVGFVGDMSRVILGGPMMGTAVSSLDVPVTKATTAIVVLPVQPATASAPRMYPCIRCGRCVAACPMHLNPSQLGLLAAKREYRAMQERFHLDACFECGSCTYVCPAHIPLVQYLRIAKALNREQAA from the coding sequence ATGGCGTTTCCCGAAGCATTCACGCGCAGGACCTTCGGCCACGGCGTGCATGCGCCCGAGCACAAGGACCTGACGCGCGAACGCCCGATCCGCCGCTTTGCCTTCGCCCCGCGTCTCACGGTGCCCCTGTCACAGCACATCGGAAAGCCGGCGGTGCCGTGCGTGCGCCCGGGCCAGGAGGTTGGACGCGGCGAACCAATCGCGCTGGCCGACGGTTTTCTCTCGGTGCCGATCCATGCGCCGGTGACGGGCGTGGTCGAGGCCATCCGGCTGATGCCGAGCGCGCGCGGACCAAAAACCGGGGCCATTGTCATCAAGACCTATGCGGCCGACGACCAGCAAGTGCTCTACGGTGCGCCACGCACCATCGAAAATCTGGCGCCGGCGGAACTGATTCAAGCGATTCAGGACATCGGCCTGGCGGGGCAGGGCGGCGCGGCCTTTCCGACCCACGCCAAGCTGGCGGCGGCGCGCGAGCATCACGTCGAAACGCTGATCGTGAACGGCTGCGAATGCGAGCCCTATCAAACCACCGATCACCGGCTGATGCTGGAGTGGGTGGACGATCTCATCGCTGGAATCCATTTCGCGCTGGCGGCGAGCGGCGCCCGGCGCGCCATCATCGGCGTCGAGGACAACAAGCCGGATGCGATTGACGTGTTGCGCCGGCGGCTGGCGGCGGACGCCTCGATCGCGGTCACGGCGGTCAGGACCAAATATCCGCAGGGATCGGCGGAGTTACTGATTAAAGTGCTGCTCAAGCGCGAAGTGCCGGCCGGGGGACGTTCCTACGACGTCGGCGCCGTGGTGCAGAATATCGCGACGCTGGTCATGCTCGGGCGTCTGCTGCCACCCGGCCAGGGGTTGATCGAGCGCGTGGTCACCATCACCGGCGAGGGCGTCAAACAACCCGGCAATTATCTGGTGCCGTTCGGCACGCCGCTCGGCTTCGTGCTCGAGCAGGTCGGTTTCGTGGGCGACATGAGCCGCGTGATCCTCGGCGGGCCGATGATGGGCACCGCGGTCAGCTCGCTCGACGTTCCGGTCACCAAAGCCACCACGGCGATCGTGGTGCTACCGGTGCAGCCTGCCACGGCGTCCGCGCCCAGGATGTATCCGTGCATCCGCTGCGGGCGCTGCGTCGCCGCCTGCCCCATGCATCTCAATCCTTCGCAGCTCGGTTTGCTTGCCGCCAAGCGCGAGTACCGGGCGATGCAGGAGCGGTTCCACCTGGACGCCTGCTTCGAGTGCGGCTCCTGCACCTATGTATGCCCGGCGCACATCCCGCTGGTGCAATACCTGCGCATCGCCAAGGCCCTGAACCGCGAGCAGGCAGCCTGA
- a CDS encoding RnfABCDGE type electron transport complex subunit D, with protein sequence MAGPPRIEIRSSPHLHEAVSVDMIMRHVVYALLPICVFAVYLFGLSAAALIVTVLGACLLTEHLFNRFAQKPNSLGDFSAVITGLLLALTLPPGFPLWMGATAGVIAIALGKVVFGGLGQNVFNPALVGRAFAQAAFPVAITSWSPALAPGRFDTLLPSTLTPPFMLPAAASAAPGTVVDAVSSATPLTLQKFDHVTTNTVDLFTGMTGGSTGETAALLILLCGAYLALRRMLDWRIPAGMLGSAAALAGVFHLADPAKYPDPLFTLFSGGLMLGAVFMATDVVASPLTPRGVWIYGILIGVLTVLIRLFGGLPEGVMYAILIGNAASPLIAVLTQPRAFGEVKRRKPT encoded by the coding sequence ATGGCGGGACCGCCACGCATCGAGATTCGCAGCTCACCGCACCTCCATGAGGCGGTGAGCGTGGACATGATCATGCGCCACGTGGTGTATGCGCTGCTGCCGATCTGCGTGTTTGCGGTTTACCTGTTCGGGCTGAGCGCGGCGGCGCTGATCGTCACGGTGCTGGGCGCCTGCCTGCTGACCGAGCACCTGTTCAACCGCTTCGCGCAAAAGCCGAACAGCCTGGGCGATTTCAGCGCGGTGATCACCGGCCTGCTGCTGGCGCTGACGCTGCCACCCGGATTTCCCCTGTGGATGGGCGCCACCGCCGGCGTCATCGCCATCGCGCTCGGCAAGGTGGTGTTCGGCGGCCTGGGTCAGAACGTGTTCAATCCGGCGCTGGTCGGGCGCGCCTTCGCGCAGGCGGCGTTTCCGGTGGCGATCACGTCCTGGTCGCCGGCCCTGGCCCCGGGGCGTTTCGACACGCTGCTCCCGTCCACGCTCACGCCTCCGTTCATGTTGCCGGCGGCGGCCAGCGCGGCGCCTGGCACCGTGGTGGACGCGGTCAGCAGCGCGACGCCGCTGACCCTGCAGAAATTCGACCACGTCACCACCAATACCGTGGATCTGTTTACCGGCATGACCGGCGGCTCGACCGGCGAAACCGCGGCGCTGCTGATCCTGCTGTGCGGCGCCTACCTCGCGTTGCGCCGCATGCTCGACTGGCGCATCCCGGCGGGCATGCTGGGGAGCGCCGCGGCGCTCGCCGGCGTTTTCCATTTGGCCGACCCGGCGAAATATCCCGACCCGCTGTTCACACTGTTCTCCGGCGGCCTGATGCTGGGCGCGGTGTTCATGGCCACGGACGTGGTGGCCTCGCCGCTCACACCACGCGGAGTGTGGATTTATGGAATCCTGATCGGCGTGCTGACGGTGCTGATCCGTCTCTTCGGCGGCCTGCCCGAAGGCGTCATGTACGCGATCCTGATCGGCAATGCG